agttaTTTTTTTTGACACAAATTGAATTTTTTGAACACATCCGTgttaaaaaatcattactcttaatatattgggtcaaattaaaattgagggcatggatataattaggagaactagccAAACACATATAaaatagtttcatatcaatctgagGTCATTTGATTCATCAACTGATTTTACCTAAAATcaactttgattaaaaaaaaaaagtaaattaatgactaatttaaaaaaatcagtcgactgatttggtcaacatttagatttttaaaaattgcaAACACAtctgtgttcaaaaaatcactgtactcaatatattaggtcaaattaatatttaagaaaatagatataatcaggagaagtaGACAAATACATAGGAGTTGTTTCGTttcaatccgaggtcatttgatcgatcaaccgattttAGGTAAAATCGATTGATGGACCAAACGATTTCGGATTGACACGTAACTAATTCCTATGTGTTTAGCTAGTTCTCATTATTATATCCGTctcagattgatatgaaactagttattatgtgttcgtctacctctcctgattatattcatgttctcaaatatcaatttgacccaatatattaagagcaatgattttttgaacataaattaaaattttcaaacatattcgCATTTCAAAAAATAATTGCTCTCAACATATttagtcaaattaatatttgaggatataaatataatcaggagagatagCTGAATACATATgaattagtttcatgtcaatccgaggtcgttTGATCTATTAATTGATTTTAGTCAACTGAtagagataaaataaaaaataaatatgtaatttaataattttaaaattatcctatatcatttgataattttaaaaacttacctAAAAAAACGATTAGATAAAAGACGATTGTTGAAAGCCCCAAAagtatatatttattaaaaaaacatattttttaaaaatgaaaatacAAAGAGAGGTTGAAAAATGATACAAAATGATAAAACACTATAATTTACTTTTGTTTTTAATATTGACAGGGTTGAGAGAGAAAAATTAagaaattatcaaataaatttttatttttcttaatagaCAGACAGTTGACCACCCATTACGAGCACTTCATAATTTACCTTGATAACTAATGAAGAATTTTATGAAATCAAAGACTAGATACCTGAAGGCAATAAACTCAAAAGGAGAGAAAAATCAAAATTAGGTAAAggaatctaaaaggtaaaattgagATAACACCAAAACATTTATATAAAGGAATATAAAAGGGACAATCACAATAAATCAATATAACAATTatgaaatgaaaatgaaaattcaGATCTATAACTGGAAGATTGGATTAAGTAATCTCAACTAGAGAAAGGAAAAAAACCATACAAGTCTCtgagaatccaaggaatgcaaggGAAGTTGAAGTCTACAGAGATGATCCATAATACATTATGATTAAGAAATCCTATCAAGTTACAATATCAAATGAAACCTTCCTGTGATCACACCAGGACAACAAAGTGTAACTAAAGAAAATGAGCGATGTGTATTAAGTACAAAAGAACTTACTGTAGAAACAAATTAATGATGCATGCTATCTGTCGAAAGAATGGCTGGATGAACACATGGAGGAACTCTGTGACTCAATAGTTTAGCAAGGAATACTTCACACGTAGAACGATCTTCCCTTTGTCGACTCCTAACTTCGCCCCTGTAACCAGCCAATGGCCTGGAGTATCTTGTGGACCCTTTGACATCTCTGCCATGTCCACAATCTTGGCAAGCTTGGCAAAGTCCCTTGATGTGGAAGAGGGTTTGTCGTCTGATTTTTGTGCCAGAGTGGATGATGGACTATGGTCCCACACTGACCTCCTTATTGTGCAACCGGGGACCTTGGAAAACAATAGTTTCAGGTGCAGGACACTCTTGGTTCCAAAATCCCATACCCCTAGCTGAGCCCCTGTCACTGTGTGGACGCCAGAGAGATTATCGATGTCGGACTGGGTGCTCTCGATGGGTGCTGTGCTGACATGTGCAAAGTTCTTCCACTTGACCGGTTCGAACCAGCGGCTGTCTTGCTCCTCTGGGCCTTGCCATTTGTGAGGACCGATCGCAACATGGGAATCCCAGTGTGGTAGAAGGATCTTTGGTAGGGTTGCAAAATGCTGCAAGTGAATGGCAAGCCGGTTCTGTTTGCTTCCTTCAACGCTTAACCTTAAGCCAGTGACTGGCTTTCGACCAACAGATACCTGAATCAAGTTCTGGGATCAGCAAATACTGGACAGATACTGATACTTTTATGCTACAAAGGTTTAAATTATTAATGATTTAAGTGAGCCAGCCAATTCTATGTCAAgctttctcttcatttttttttcaagttctcttcaaaaaggtagatccgctaccttagcggcccccctagtgccggtcccacggatatggagggaggttcatgcaggtagaATCAaaggtattttctttttcttgtatatatGTTTGAGCTGGCCAATTTTTTGGCTGTTGGACATTCAAGTGCAAGTAATCAACAATTTTTCGCAGCTTCATAATTCAGAAGGGAGTATctaggagagaagaaaaaaataaagaaatgatgaatgaaaacaagaaaggggAGACTTCCTCCGGGTTTTTTTTTGCCCAAACAAACTTTGAAGCCCAAACAAGAATCATAAACCAAAGCTCACTTTCCAACTATTTTCCACTCAATAATATAGTCATGTAAAGAGCTTCTTGGCGACTAACAATAACCTTAGTTTGTCTGCTGCTGCAATAATTATTGTATATAGAAATTTTGACAGTGCTCATGTCAACGAAACTAATAAGGATTATATGTTTACCTGTTCGGTGCTAACATTGAGCTTGGGCCCCATTAAGCTAAACTGAAGAGAAGGACATACAGGTTCCTTTCTCTGGTGTCCAGGAATATTTTCTGGCAGAGGAGACCAGACTCTCTTCACTTGAAATTCCAAGAAATATCGCAGTTCCTCTATAGGTGGCTTATCTGTGAGATATACAAAAAGGATCATACTGTTAGtcattttttttctcccttttccaTGTGCCAAGTCAAGGTTACCTGTAAGTAAGGTTTCAAGTCATTTATGTTTATTCGGTTACGATTTAGGTTATAAGCACCTGGTAGAATTGTAAATAGCATATACCACGGTTTAAAATTTCGCTCCGTGCTGGACTGAATGGGCGAAATTTACTATTCCGCCCGTGCACCGAAACTGGCACCTAGCGACAATTTCGTCGCGTCATCGCGTGCGTCACAAGCCAGGAGGAATCACGCGCGTGCCATAAGGAATCGCACGCATGCCAAAAGGAATTGCATGCGCTCGTCGTCGCGCGACGGCATGGGCAGCCCGCGACGCCTCCAACGCCGCCGGAAACGTCGCCAGACGCCTCTGATGCCATTGGAGGTGTTGTCGGTTGCCTTCGGCGCCGTTGGAGGCATCCGCAGGCGTCGGAGGCGTCGCGGGCTTGTCACGGGGTCGTGGGCATGGGTTACTATgcaaaattaatattataatttaaataaatcaaacaattTTCACTTAATTGTGATATTTTAAAGAAGctttcataaaccctaattaaattatcccaataaaatataaaaaatatatttaaaatttaaaaaaattaataaattttattaaataatattttaaaattgtttttactattttaaattttatttaaaaattctaataaatcaaatttatatgcttttatatatttttaaattattttgtattttgtattaattgatattctaatttttttactattttaaatatatattatttaaattattaattaaataaataaataaataattaatttatatataaaatagtactttgtattaatttatataattatgattatttaatctgaACATTGGATAACTATAAATATTATCTAAGTAAAATATTACAAGAACCATTGCTTTCATTTGATTCACGTCACTTCTTTTAGTAAGGTAACATATTAtaatattatgatgtatcaattctAATTCGAGTTAtagataaattaattattttttaaagaaaactatatttaattattttgtctaacaatattaagttatttaataatggagaacttatataaaatcagtatataagtaaagttgttgtcatgtgaccaaaagatcaTAGGTTCGAATCTTGCAAACATCCTCTTGCAAAAAACAgagtaaggttgcgtacaatggaacCTTCCCCGGGACCCCTCATGGAGGAagtttcgtgcaccgggctgtcctttttatataacttatttttaaattatatataataaatatatttatctaataattactatatataaataaaaaaataccgaaaccgtATTGGCACAGCACGATACGATactgaaaccgtatcgttccggtttGGGACCGAAACCTtagcacgggtcgaaattttaaactttgACATACATAGCCAAATCAAGTGTCATAATTGATAATTCAATCACGTTTTGCCATATTTTCTGATCATTTTGTGTTTAATTAAGATTCCTAGCATCTTAGCTTTCTCTTGCTCATCATCCAAGTCTTATTACTAGGCTAACCAAATTTTATTGTTCAAACTTTTCGCCAAACATGAAACCTGAAGATGCAACAATTTTTCTCATGTAGACTATATCTGCAGCGTTCCTAATTAAATCACACATAAAACCACAGTGGTGTAACaacatttaataaaagaacttTCTGCATTTGCGAAACATATGTATGAAAGTCCAACCAAGCATCTGAATAATCATCTTTATAATTCAAAATAATATGCTGCATTAGTATGTTGTCCTCCCTGTGGTAACTAGTTTGATGCTTATGGATTGCTGCTGTTTATCTTTCATAAAAAGAATCACTTACAGCATTAAGGCATTAAAAGTAGACTAAAATAACATCTTGCTATGGCATTGCATCTACTGCATGTGGTGAAGTAGAAACAATAATCAGTACAGAATTTATCAACTAGACAGTCTAGCCTCAAAATGGAAACTAGTCATATAAACATGCATAAAAAGCAACAAGTTATAATCATCACTTACACTCCAGATACAGGTCTATTGCACGAACAAGATTTTGAATGCCAGGTAGCCCATCAAGAAGAGAAACAATGGGGAAGAAAGTCATATTGATAACATCCGGTGCAGAATAAATGGAGGTCACCCAATCTGAATGATTCTGTACAAGATCATTGCCACCCCTTCTCCTAAATGTCACAGCAATATCCTGCACAACAGGATAATCACTTGATTTGAGTATGAAATTTAGTTTACTTGTACACAAACTTTCATCAAAATTAAACTGCATAGAGCATTTCAGATTATGATCAAGGTTGCTCTGTCTATAGTTACTGATGACAATATTCAAGTTGCCTCACATGCAGAGAACATCAACACTAGTTTTCCCCTATATTAGAGTTCTCAATTCTACAAAATGTCATTCTAACATTATATTTGAACTTGACTTCCTAAACCAAACCATGAAAGTCCTCTGTGCCAACACATTTTAGTTATCAAATGAGGAGCTGACGAACATTTCTTGGCCAttttttaaggatttttttttttatatttgctaTCCAGCAAGTAAATTAATCAAACAACAAATCATCTTAATCAATTTTAGACAATTTTATCCTTCAACAAAGCACCTTAATTATACTCATCTTATGGGAGTAACATTAGCAAAAACGAGCTACAACTAGTGTGTCATAATAAACCACAATTTTAGAACTTGTCTCCAAAACAGATTATGCTCATAACATTATATAGGATGTATTTACTGACCTTGTCTCCATAATTCAGGGGAGCATTAGACGATTGGTCTTCCAAATTCATAAATCTCTGATCCCCAATTGTCTTAACATAACTCTCAATCTCTGACCCAGTTAACTTTGATGAATGGTGCTGCTTGACATACACCTCATGTTTACCACCAATAGTAATGGATGTAATAATATGGGTTCCAAAATTCTCGATGAAGCTGAACATAAGGAGAAGAGGAGGGTCAAAAAATGCCACTATTCAAGTCAAAGAAGACAACACATTTTACCATTTTTCAAATGGTAACTAGGAATTGCTACAATTACAATAGAAAAACACAATGCCCACTTCATAGATATTTCTATAAGCATCTGCTGCACAGCAATATCTAGATATGAATCAATCAAGTTTATTACCTACTAACCTAGCCAACATTTGCGGGTTCCAATTGCAAGGAACTGCATGCTTGACATCATCTCGAAGCATTAGATCGTCGGTTATCAGCCTAACCTCATACAAAGGGAAATAAAAACCATCCATCGCAAGGGCCTTTGTAGCTGCAGCATCGCCCTTCCAACATCCAGTGAAACCAAACATTGAGTTAAAGCTGCCAAGAGGCACTGAGCCAGATATACCTGACTTCTTATTGAAATGCTCAGCCATCTGTcgacaaaaaaagaaagaagttctGTAAGCTCAAAATTACAGTATATCGCCAGTAAAATCAATCAACGTGATCAGCGATAAAGCTTCAGAAtatcgaaaaaaaaaaatatattacaagACAGGACTAGAATTTCCCTAAATCAAAAGGTCGGAATCAAATTATGATTTGTCCAGCATCCTGTTCAAAATCAACCAACGTCTATCTCCAAAAGCACCTCaaaaccatttttttttaaaaccatcgCGTAAGGGAAAGGACGAATTCGATAAACCGGATGAAACCCTAAGCAACCTGATGGAAGCTAAAGACGCGGGAGTGCTCACGCCGGTGGCTCCCCTTCGAAATTTTGACACCTGATGGCACGCTGGGAAGACGATTCTGCCGGTCGATTCCTCCGTCCATAAAAACCAAGCTCCCGGCACGGCTGTCGTCGAGCAAGACGAGGCGGGAACCAGGGGGGCCCTTGCAGTACAGCAGCCGCGCATCGGCGGTGACGTCGAATCCCCGTCCGAGGGCTTGCACCACGTTGGCTAGCGATGCTATCATGCTCGCCACCGGAGCCACAACCCGCGTCCCCTCCATGCCAACAACGCCACCGCTTATAAACAAATCACTCGCCTCACCCGGGGGTTCCGATCTCATCTCATCGACCGCGGGCGCCTGGCTACCTTATCTCGGAGAAGAGCTACGACGTCGAAGAAGTGGAATAGGCGACGGGAATTAGGgcgagcgagagagagagagagcgacgGAGATAGAGAACGATTTCTTTGGAGTGGACTGGAGATGGAGGCGGTTTGACCGCCGGCGTTAGACCGGAGAAGTAATTAAAAGGAACTCACCTGCAAACCACTCCTCGTAAATCCTGTGCACCCAAAAAAACACAATTCACGAAATATCTATCAAACATTGGTTAGTTAACATGGGAATCACACTAGCTTTAGGTTAAATTGACAATACGTGCGTGATCAAAGAAGTTTTATGTTGTGGTTCTGGTATCGTAGTTAGCATGCGCGGTCATAAATGGACCCACACGGATAGACCGGTCCATGGATGCGAACCAAGCCAGGTGTCTACGTACTCGCGCCACGTGTAAGATCCCTTAATATTCTCAGAATACTTGCGAAAGTTTCATTTGAGCCCAATATTTTATGGTTTTCCCATAAAAATGCTTCCTTTGTACCCAGTACTCTAAGTCTCGACAATAATAAATacgttaatattattaattattttattaaaaacttatttgttGAGTTGTGATGGttggtattttaaattttctaatttcctcaaacttttttaaaaaagttaacaTGTAAAACACATAAAGGATGGGGAGATACACgcattatgtgtttttttattactACTTTGACTATTTTTTAGAAGGCAGTTAAAAGTCAACACCTAACTCTTTGAAATTAGAACaaagttatgattttttaaaaaaaatattaatttgatgctttaatttaattaaatatgcaaatacttgactaactaagtatatttgccaaatttgaaaattatttaatgttttaaataacttttaattattttcctttttttcctttctaagAAACTATCTCtttggaaaaataatgattacagAATTTTCTTTTCAGTGTTTACTTAGAGGGAGATATGAGCGGATGATATctaaattagtattttttttgttacacaaattattattaaattttaatgctCATTAATGGAAAGAATTTATGGTGTTTAAATGACATTGTCAATTATTATTTAACAACAATCAATTGTCATCATCTATAGCGATCCCCATCAATGCATTCTCCGTGAATGTTGATGCTATTTCAGATAATTCTTTTATATTCGCCTAAAATAAATGTTTGCTGCTTTAGTGCCCCCGCGGGCACGGTCCGCAGGGCAGTTTTCCGTATAGCAGGGGCGTAATCACATATAGAAGACAGAAGAGAGTATTGCTAAATGATCATAATATGTCCAATTAGAATATTTTGATGAAGtcaaactaaatatttttcttatgtattaatcattatttcaaaggctagtagtcgtctatgatttatctcctccgtgttgatcttGGGACGGATTGATAGGGGCACTGGGATGAATATATTCATCTTTTGTCATAATGTATGTGCATgagtattttaataatattatatgcatatattaattatatgcatATACATGTATTATAATTGAGAGATAGAGATTTCTAACTAGCCAGATTGCAACAATCCTCTcacaattttattaaaaaaaaataatattatatttttcaaaatcttcactGTCATTTTAATTAGCCGATTCATTTCTGTTTATTATAAAAActgaaattaattatatatttataaag
This genomic stretch from Zingiber officinale cultivar Zhangliang chromosome 7A, Zo_v1.1, whole genome shotgun sequence harbors:
- the LOC122001536 gene encoding MACPF domain-containing protein CAD1-like, yielding MRSEPPGEASDLFISGGVVGMEGTRVVAPVASMIASLANVVQALGRGFDVTADARLLYCKGPPGSRLVLLDDSRAGSLVFMDGGIDRQNRLPSVPSGVKISKGSHRREHSRVFSFHQMAEHFNKKSGISGSVPLGSFNSMFGFTGCWKGDAAATKALAMDGFYFPLYEVRLITDDLMLRDDVKHAVPCNWNPQMLASFIENFGTHIITSITIGGKHEVYVKQHHSSKLTGSEIESYVKTIGDQRFMNLEDQSSNAPLNYGDKDIAVTFRRRGGNDLVQNHSDWVTSIYSAPDVINMTFFPIVSLLDGLPGIQNLVRAIDLYLEYKPPIEELRYFLEFQVKRVWSPLPENIPGHQRKEPVCPSLQFSLMGPKLNVSTEQVSVGRKPVTGLRLSVEGSKQNRLAIHLQHFATLPKILLPHWDSHVAIGPHKWQGPEEQDSRWFEPVKWKNFAHVSTAPIESTQSDIDNLSGVHTVTGAQLGVWDFGTKSVLHLKLLFSKVPGCTIRRSVWDHSPSSTLAQKSDDKPSSTSRDFAKLAKIVDMAEMSKGPQDTPGHWLVTGAKLGVDKGKIVLRVKYSLLNY